In the Topomyia yanbarensis strain Yona2022 chromosome 3, ASM3024719v1, whole genome shotgun sequence genome, one interval contains:
- the LOC131689649 gene encoding uncharacterized protein LOC131689649 → MFAKLLKCCWKGSTKLPAPKKLMKNVPVEINSQNVAGKRKVNLFRRTKEEEILLLEKRYLKKYLRYYKLYVHGMTLEKMRIAKRFLEASLEPEERLVDEMASSLSQSGTQCTCFCFKSNSEAVPKSNVRRVTFQQDMVQSRYIDDYDDDAGDNSELPSVADNKVLSSFKTENLTEQLSDKSYLPTINHLYESSVGIDFDASLTDMEFDLGPFLIGSCNGPTYISFEQPEP, encoded by the exons ATGTTCGCCAAATTATTGAAGTGCTGTTGGAAGGGATCAACTAAATTACCAGCtccaaaaaaattgatgaaaaatgTGCCAGTCGaaattaattcacaaaatgtggCAGGCAAGCG CAAGGTAAACTTGTTTCGACGCACTAAAGAGGAAGAGATCTTGCTATTGGAAAAGCGTTACTTGAAAAAATATCTTCGCTACTACAAACTGTATGTCCACGGGATGACACTCGAAAAAATGAGAATTGCGAAGCGCTTCCTAGAGGCGTCCCTAGAACCGGAGGAACGACTTGTCGATGAGATGGCCAGCTCG CTCTCACAATCCGGCACACAGTGCACCTGCTTTTGCTTTAAATCCAATTCTGAAGCTGTTCCGAAATCGAACGTGCGACGTGTTACCTTTCAGCAGGATATGGTTCAATCACGGTACATAGATGATTACGATGATGACGCAGGCGATAATTCCGAGCTACCATCGGTGGCAGACAATAAGGTATTGTCGAGTTTTAAAACTGAGAATTTGACAGAACAACTGAGTGATAAGTCGTATCTGCCGACCATAAACCATTTATACGAATCTAGTGTAGGGATAGATTTTGACGCTTCTTTGACGGATATGGAATTTGACCTGGGACCTTTCCTCATTGGTAGTTGCAACGGTCCGACCTACATATCTTTCGAACAGCCAGAGCCATGA
- the LOC131689648 gene encoding golgin subfamily A member 2 isoform X1 has translation MADKAEKIAAARKKLKQYQSKQKQDSVIKSDTNSARETPVPVSASSCEPHLPQVNDDRNQNHLTPVVPESPVLQPSSHSGVASYFNNNNNGQAIPDFFAMEPQLAQVADAPVMEASVHNINRMSDEIGQLIANASADLGPQNTILELESEKADLARALNAQKLENDELRLRHRNNQSAMEELKNEIDKLRLENSTKVTSEMGPIQEQLQMQIQAVGILVGEKADLTATVSKYQSLVKQKTTENDELQNRLKASRGTVQKLEKELEAMKQSGNRFGELERTIKVQLNEYQNEANKFRKLYEDLQEDLGELKHKLNVRNQEFQSLQKELEQTRSDLSLSKLRIDQLSSDDDMDFNMKIESLSQQNLIKAQQIKDLQEIIKQIGNERDQSNQQYQNYVLHLNKEVANLAEKIQELTEENNRLSSREDNLVRHVGELERQIQQQMTKQKTYAAQQHDIGEFEEQRKVLETEMQLLKEKIASMEAQRVEFVQQNESVEQMKQMYEAKLKQSDERVAELQLTVERLQLDKPDIAKLMSELESGKVGASRAVAQNMDLKAQLEEMQKAFVQISNDKLELTEKLQTEMHLGKEMKATYGQLETELSSIREKLHYKDEEMIRLAHETTELNKQIYQQNQEIDRLRYYESRANDGNVLQTELQRAQEQIQLLRKTGSPVGHNCSHDNGIDDHKHAHGHGHDHGHENDHAHDHGNGQNHDHENGHGHDHGQHDLHREIDILKQEKDELIKVINFFQSRAKSSPSHLQNAEHSTDQFDAVSDNVSSVSLPTHEAMEKLQERFKRTMLEVAELSDEKQRLEHLVMQLQGETETIGEYITLYQQQRRLLKQKDMERDLQLQQLANDREVMRLKLKELNYLVHQLVLEKGAKNSTSNVSPLADPYHPHVAPPIVDLPASPPSAEIENGHNSETKVHIRPTETAGRILSLLTDIKEANIPYGTGVQHCSCCSGRLETV, from the exons ATGGCAGACAAAGCGGAAAAAATTGCTGCGGCTCGAAAAAAG CTTAAGCAATACCAATCCAAGCAGAAGCAAGACTCGGTAATCAAAAGCGACACAAACTCTGCAAGAGAAACCCCCGTTCCGGTTTCTGCCAGTAGCTGTGAGCCACATCTCCCACAAGTTAATGACGATCGGAATCAGAACCACTTGACTCCCGTAGTACCGGAATCTCCGGTTTTGCAACCCTCATCACATTCCGGCGTGGCTAGTTATttcaacaacaataacaatggTCAGGCTATACCGGATTTCTTCGCCATGGAACCACAGTTGGCTCAAGTTGCAGATGCGCCGGTCATGGAAGCCAGTGTGCACAACATTAATCGGATGTCGGACGAAATTGGACAACTGATTGCTAACGCAAGTGCCGATCTGGGCCCGCAGAATACTATTCTGGAGTTGGAATCGGAGAAAGCTGATCTTGCCAGGGCTCTGAATGCTCAGAAGCTGGAAAACGACGAGCTTCGTTTGAGACACCGCAACAATCAGTCGGCGATGGAGGAGCTTAAAAATGAAATCGATAAATTGAGGCTGGAAAATAGCACTAAGGTGACCAGCGAGATGGGTCCAATCCAAGAGCAGTTACAGATGCAAATTCAAGCAGTCGGAATACTAGTCGGGGAGAAAGCAGATTTGACTGCAACGGTTAGTAAGTATCAGAGTCTGGTTAAACAGAAGACAACCGAAAATGATGAACTACAAAATCGGCTGAAGGCATCGCGAGGGACTGTGCAGAAGTTGGAGAAAGAATTGGAAGCCATGAAGCAATCTGGCAATCGTTTCGGAGAACTAGAACGTACAATTAAAGTGCAGTTGAACGAGTATCAGAATGAAGCTAACAAGTTCCGTAAGCTGTACGAAGATTTGCAGGAAGATTTGGGTGAACTCAAGCACAAGTTGAACGTACGGAATCAGGAGTTCCAGTCACTGCAAAAAGAGTTGGAGCAAACGCGATCCGATCTAAGTTTATCTAAACTACGAATCGATCAGCTGTCCTCGGATGACGACATGGATTTTAACATGAAGATCGAATCACTTAGCCAGCAGAATCTTATCAAGGCTCAGCAGATCAAAGATCTGCAGGAGATCATCAAACAGATCGGAAACGAGCGAGATCAGAGCAACCAGCAGTATCAGAACTATGTTCTACATCTCAACAAAGAAGTGGCAAATTTAGCCGAAAAAATTCAAGAGTTGACCGAAGAAAATAATCGACTCTCATCGCGTGAGGATAATTTGGTTCGACATGTCGGTGAACTGGAACGGCAAATTCAGCAACAGATGACAAAGCAAAAGACGTATGCTGCTCAACAGCACGACATCGGAGAATTTGAAGAACAACGTAAAGTACTCGAGACAGAGATGCAACTGCTGAAGGAGAAGATCGCTAGTATGGAAGCCCAACGTGTTGAGTTTGTG CAGCAAAACGAATCTGTGGAGCAGATGAAACAAATGTACGAAGCCAAATTGAAACAAAGTGACGAACGAGTAGCGGAACTTCAACTGACGGTGGAGAGATTACAATTGGACAAGCCTGATATTGCTAAACTTATGTCGGAGTTGGAGAGTGGTAAAGTAGGAGCATCGCGCGCCGTAGCTCAAAATATGGACTTGAAGGCTCAACTGGAGGAAATGCAAAAGGCTTTTGTGCAAATC agtaacGACAAGTTGGAATTGACTGAGAAACTACAGACAGAAATGCATCTGGGCAAGGAGATGAAAGCCACGTATGGTCAACTGGAAACGGAGCTAAGCTCTATTCGCGAGAAGCTGCACTACAAGGATGAGGAAATGATTCGGCTTGCGCACGAAACAACTGAACTCAACAAGCAAATCTATCAGCAGAATCAAGAAATCGATCGGTTGCGGTACTACGAATCTAGAGCCAATGATGGCAATGTTTTACAGACCGAATTGCAGCGAGCGCAAGAACAAATTCAGCTCTTGCGAAAAACTGGTTCTCCTGTGGGACACAATTGCAGCCATGACAATGGAATAGACGACCACAAACATGCTCATGGACATGGTCATGATCATGGACATGAAAATGATCATGCACATGACCACGGAAATGGTCAGAATCATGATCATGAAAATGGGCACGGTCACGACCACGGTCAACATGATCTGCACCGTGAAATCGATATTTTGAAGCAAGAAAAGGATGAATTGATCAAGGTGATTAATTTTTTCCAGAGCAGGGCCAAATCAAGCCCGAGCCATCTTCAGAATGCAGAGCATTCCACCGATCAATTTGATGCCGTTAGTGACAATGTTTCCAGTGTCAGTCTGCCAACGCACGAAGCCATGGAGAAGCTGCAGGAACGTTTCAAACGAACCATGCTCGAAGTGGCCGAACTGTCAGACGAGAAGCAACGACTGGAGCACCTGGTAATGCAATTACAGGGAGAAACTGAAACCATTGGGGAATACATCACACTCTACCAGCAGCAACGACGACTGCTCAAGCAGAAGGATATGGAGCGAGATCTTCAGCTGCAGCAGTTGGCAAACGACCGTGAAGTTATGAGACTCAAACTTAAAGAACTCAACTATTTAGTTCACCAGTTAGTTTTGGAAAAAGGTGCAAAAAATTCGACCTCCAATGTATCACCGCTGGCGGATCCATACCATCCCCACGTTGCGCCACCCATTGTCGATTTACCGGCGAGTCCCCCCTCCGCCGAAATTGAAAACGGACATAACAGCGAGACAAAAGTGCACATACGGCCAACTGAGACAGCCGGCAGGATTCTTTCTCTTCTGACCGATATCAAAGAAGCAAACATCCCCTACGGAACCGGAGTGCAACACTGTTCCTGCTGCTCTGGTCGTCTGGAGACGGTTTAG
- the LOC131689648 gene encoding golgin subfamily A member 2 isoform X2: MADKAEKIAAARKKLKQYQSKQKQDSVIKSDTNSARETPVPVSASSCEPHLPQVNDDRNQNHLTPVVPESPVLQPSSHSGVASYFNNNNNGQAIPDFFAMEPQLAQVADAPVMEASVHNINRMSDEIGQLIANASADLGPQNTILELESEKADLARALNAQKLENDELRLRHRNNQSAMEELKNEIDKLRLENSTKVTSEMGPIQEQLQMQIQAVGILVGEKADLTATVSKYQSLVKQKTTENDELQNRLKASRGTVQKLEKELEAMKQSGNRFGELERTIKVQLNEYQNEANKFRKLYEDLQEDLGELKHKLNVRNQEFQSLQKELEQTRSDLSLSKLRIDQLSSDDDMDFNMKIESLSQQNLIKAQQIKDLQEIIKQIGNERDQSNQQYQNYVLHLNKEVANLAEKIQELTEENNRLSSREDNLVRHVGELERQIQQQMTKQKTYAAQQHDIGEFEEQRKVLETEMQLLKEKIASMEAQRVEFVQNESVEQMKQMYEAKLKQSDERVAELQLTVERLQLDKPDIAKLMSELESGKVGASRAVAQNMDLKAQLEEMQKAFVQISNDKLELTEKLQTEMHLGKEMKATYGQLETELSSIREKLHYKDEEMIRLAHETTELNKQIYQQNQEIDRLRYYESRANDGNVLQTELQRAQEQIQLLRKTGSPVGHNCSHDNGIDDHKHAHGHGHDHGHENDHAHDHGNGQNHDHENGHGHDHGQHDLHREIDILKQEKDELIKVINFFQSRAKSSPSHLQNAEHSTDQFDAVSDNVSSVSLPTHEAMEKLQERFKRTMLEVAELSDEKQRLEHLVMQLQGETETIGEYITLYQQQRRLLKQKDMERDLQLQQLANDREVMRLKLKELNYLVHQLVLEKGAKNSTSNVSPLADPYHPHVAPPIVDLPASPPSAEIENGHNSETKVHIRPTETAGRILSLLTDIKEANIPYGTGVQHCSCCSGRLETV, translated from the exons ATGGCAGACAAAGCGGAAAAAATTGCTGCGGCTCGAAAAAAG CTTAAGCAATACCAATCCAAGCAGAAGCAAGACTCGGTAATCAAAAGCGACACAAACTCTGCAAGAGAAACCCCCGTTCCGGTTTCTGCCAGTAGCTGTGAGCCACATCTCCCACAAGTTAATGACGATCGGAATCAGAACCACTTGACTCCCGTAGTACCGGAATCTCCGGTTTTGCAACCCTCATCACATTCCGGCGTGGCTAGTTATttcaacaacaataacaatggTCAGGCTATACCGGATTTCTTCGCCATGGAACCACAGTTGGCTCAAGTTGCAGATGCGCCGGTCATGGAAGCCAGTGTGCACAACATTAATCGGATGTCGGACGAAATTGGACAACTGATTGCTAACGCAAGTGCCGATCTGGGCCCGCAGAATACTATTCTGGAGTTGGAATCGGAGAAAGCTGATCTTGCCAGGGCTCTGAATGCTCAGAAGCTGGAAAACGACGAGCTTCGTTTGAGACACCGCAACAATCAGTCGGCGATGGAGGAGCTTAAAAATGAAATCGATAAATTGAGGCTGGAAAATAGCACTAAGGTGACCAGCGAGATGGGTCCAATCCAAGAGCAGTTACAGATGCAAATTCAAGCAGTCGGAATACTAGTCGGGGAGAAAGCAGATTTGACTGCAACGGTTAGTAAGTATCAGAGTCTGGTTAAACAGAAGACAACCGAAAATGATGAACTACAAAATCGGCTGAAGGCATCGCGAGGGACTGTGCAGAAGTTGGAGAAAGAATTGGAAGCCATGAAGCAATCTGGCAATCGTTTCGGAGAACTAGAACGTACAATTAAAGTGCAGTTGAACGAGTATCAGAATGAAGCTAACAAGTTCCGTAAGCTGTACGAAGATTTGCAGGAAGATTTGGGTGAACTCAAGCACAAGTTGAACGTACGGAATCAGGAGTTCCAGTCACTGCAAAAAGAGTTGGAGCAAACGCGATCCGATCTAAGTTTATCTAAACTACGAATCGATCAGCTGTCCTCGGATGACGACATGGATTTTAACATGAAGATCGAATCACTTAGCCAGCAGAATCTTATCAAGGCTCAGCAGATCAAAGATCTGCAGGAGATCATCAAACAGATCGGAAACGAGCGAGATCAGAGCAACCAGCAGTATCAGAACTATGTTCTACATCTCAACAAAGAAGTGGCAAATTTAGCCGAAAAAATTCAAGAGTTGACCGAAGAAAATAATCGACTCTCATCGCGTGAGGATAATTTGGTTCGACATGTCGGTGAACTGGAACGGCAAATTCAGCAACAGATGACAAAGCAAAAGACGTATGCTGCTCAACAGCACGACATCGGAGAATTTGAAGAACAACGTAAAGTACTCGAGACAGAGATGCAACTGCTGAAGGAGAAGATCGCTAGTATGGAAGCCCAACGTGTTGAGTTTGTG CAAAACGAATCTGTGGAGCAGATGAAACAAATGTACGAAGCCAAATTGAAACAAAGTGACGAACGAGTAGCGGAACTTCAACTGACGGTGGAGAGATTACAATTGGACAAGCCTGATATTGCTAAACTTATGTCGGAGTTGGAGAGTGGTAAAGTAGGAGCATCGCGCGCCGTAGCTCAAAATATGGACTTGAAGGCTCAACTGGAGGAAATGCAAAAGGCTTTTGTGCAAATC agtaacGACAAGTTGGAATTGACTGAGAAACTACAGACAGAAATGCATCTGGGCAAGGAGATGAAAGCCACGTATGGTCAACTGGAAACGGAGCTAAGCTCTATTCGCGAGAAGCTGCACTACAAGGATGAGGAAATGATTCGGCTTGCGCACGAAACAACTGAACTCAACAAGCAAATCTATCAGCAGAATCAAGAAATCGATCGGTTGCGGTACTACGAATCTAGAGCCAATGATGGCAATGTTTTACAGACCGAATTGCAGCGAGCGCAAGAACAAATTCAGCTCTTGCGAAAAACTGGTTCTCCTGTGGGACACAATTGCAGCCATGACAATGGAATAGACGACCACAAACATGCTCATGGACATGGTCATGATCATGGACATGAAAATGATCATGCACATGACCACGGAAATGGTCAGAATCATGATCATGAAAATGGGCACGGTCACGACCACGGTCAACATGATCTGCACCGTGAAATCGATATTTTGAAGCAAGAAAAGGATGAATTGATCAAGGTGATTAATTTTTTCCAGAGCAGGGCCAAATCAAGCCCGAGCCATCTTCAGAATGCAGAGCATTCCACCGATCAATTTGATGCCGTTAGTGACAATGTTTCCAGTGTCAGTCTGCCAACGCACGAAGCCATGGAGAAGCTGCAGGAACGTTTCAAACGAACCATGCTCGAAGTGGCCGAACTGTCAGACGAGAAGCAACGACTGGAGCACCTGGTAATGCAATTACAGGGAGAAACTGAAACCATTGGGGAATACATCACACTCTACCAGCAGCAACGACGACTGCTCAAGCAGAAGGATATGGAGCGAGATCTTCAGCTGCAGCAGTTGGCAAACGACCGTGAAGTTATGAGACTCAAACTTAAAGAACTCAACTATTTAGTTCACCAGTTAGTTTTGGAAAAAGGTGCAAAAAATTCGACCTCCAATGTATCACCGCTGGCGGATCCATACCATCCCCACGTTGCGCCACCCATTGTCGATTTACCGGCGAGTCCCCCCTCCGCCGAAATTGAAAACGGACATAACAGCGAGACAAAAGTGCACATACGGCCAACTGAGACAGCCGGCAGGATTCTTTCTCTTCTGACCGATATCAAAGAAGCAAACATCCCCTACGGAACCGGAGTGCAACACTGTTCCTGCTGCTCTGGTCGTCTGGAGACGGTTTAG
- the LOC131688610 gene encoding N-terminal Xaa-Pro-Lys N-methyltransferase 1, with the protein MESSAETKTSLSDQSIPVIAKESNNNEHQTIAASLPPKGDQCYQDAKKYWSTISPTVDGMLGGFASISSIDVRGSDQFLKHLHKLKPAPGKQWALDCGAGIGRVSKNLLMPVFAKVDLVEQDEQFARTAEQDLTPSGKLGTVFNVGLQDFSPEEGKYDVIWSQWVLGQLTDDDVVEFLVRCIKGLNRNGVMVIKENFTTGPRSEPDKQDSSVTRPLPWMKKLLSKGGFRVIKEQKQKDFPKDLYPVYMLAMKPVINS; encoded by the coding sequence ATGGAATCATCTGCAGAAACAAAAACAAGCTTATCGGATCAAAGTATCCCAGTGATTGCAAAAGAATCGAACAACAACGAACATCAGACCATTGCCGCATCACTGCCTCCAAAGGGCGACCAGTGCTATCAGGATGCCAAAAAGTACTGGTCAACTATCTCACCCACCGTTGACGGTATGCTGGGCGGTTTTGCCAGCATCTCGTCCATCGACGTTCGAGGATCGGATCAGTTTTTAAAGCACTTACACAAACTGAAACCGGCACCCGGTAAGCAGTGGGCGTTGGACTGCGGAGCCGGAATCGGGCGGGTCAGTAAGAATCTGCTGATGCCGGTGTTTGCAAAGGTTGACCTGGTCGAGCAGGATGAGCAATTTGCTAGGACAGCAGAGCAGGATCTGACTCCGAGTGGGAAACTGGGTACGGTTTTTAACGTAGGGCTGCAGGATTTCAGCCCGGAGGAGGGCAAATATGACGTCATTTGGTCCCAGTGGGTGCTTGGTCAGTTGACCGATGACGATGTGGTTGAATTTCTAGTACGTTGTATAAAAGGATTGAACAGAAACGGGGTGATGGTGATTAAGGAGAATTTTACGACCGGACCGCGTTCTGAGCCAGACAAACAGGACTCATCGGTCACGAGACCACTGCCGTGGATGAAGAAGCTTCTTTCGAAGGGAGGTTTTCGGGTAATCAAAGAACAGAAGCAAAAGGATTTTCCCAAGGATTTATACCCGGTGTATATGCTGGCAATGAAGCCGGTAATAAACAGCTGA